One genomic region from Apodemus sylvaticus chromosome 1, mApoSyl1.1, whole genome shotgun sequence encodes:
- the LOC127689854 gene encoding olfactory receptor 5AN1-like: MITGRNITEITQFILLGFSDFPQITALLFVMFLILYITTLTWNLCLIVLIRMDSYLHTPMYFFLSNLSFIDICYITSTVPKMLSNLFQEKQTISFVCCIGQYFVFSTMGLSESCLMTAMAYDRYAAICNPLLYSSIMSPSLCAQMVMGSYTAGLIGSVSQVCALLQLHFCGPNVIRHFFCDLPQLLNLSCTDTFFAQVVLFIVTMLFCLTNALAIVISYGYILLSIMKITSAKGRSKAFNTCASHLTAVSLFYTSSAFVYLSSSSGGSSSFDRFVSVFYTMLIPMLNPLVYSLRNKEIKDAVKRLQKKLGCC; this comes from the coding sequence ATGATTACAGGAAGAAACATTACTGAAATTACCCAATTCATCCTCCTAGGATTCTCCGATTTTCCCCAAATCACAGCACTGCTCTTTGTTATGTTCCTCATCCTGTATATTACAACGCTGACCTGGAACCTATGCCTAATTGTTTTAATAAGGATGGATTCCTACCTCCATACAcctatgtacttcttcctcagtaaTCTGTCCTTTATAGACATCTGCTATATCACTTCTACAGTCCCAAAGATGCTTTCCAACCTCTTCCAGGAAAAGCAAACTATCAGCTTTGTGTGTTGCATAGGGCAATACTTTGTGTTTTCCACTATGGGACTGAGTGAATCTTGCCTCATGACAGCCATGGCCTATGACAGGTATGCTGCCATTTGTAACCCTCTTCTCTACTCATCAATCATGtcacccagcctctgtgctcagaTGGTGATGGGCAGCTATACGGCAGGACTCATAGGTTCTGTATCTCAGGTGTGTGCCTTGCTGCAGCTCCACTTCTGTGGACCCAATGTCATCAGACATTTCTTCTGCGACCTGCCCCAGTTGTTAAATCTATCCTGCACTGACACTTTCTTTGCACAGGTAGTACTTTTCATAGTAACAATGTTGTTTTGTCTTACAAATGCCTTAGCCATCGTGATATCCTATGGTTATATCCTCTTGTCCATCATGAAGATCACTTCAGCAAAGGGCAGGTCCAAGGCCTTTAATACCTGTGCTTCTCACCTGACAGCTGTTTCCCTATTCTACACCTCCAGTGCTTTTGTCTATTTGAGTTCTAGCTCTGGTGGCTCCTCCAGCTTTGACAGATTTGTGTCTGTCTTCTACACTATGTTGATTCCTATGTTGAACCCTTTGGTGTATAGTCTAAGGAACAAGGAAATCAAAGATGCTGTGAAAAGGTTACAGAAGAAGCTGGGATGCTGCTAA